The Chryseobacterium sp. LJ668 genome segment AGATTTTAAACTGAAGGCAGAAACTTTAGAAAGTGAAGCTAAAAAACTGTCTGACAAAAAAAATCAGCTCGAGGTGCAGCAAAAGCTAGCGCATTTTGCCGGAGATTTGCACGACGGAGAATCCTGTCCGCTTTGTGGTGCGCTTGAGCATCCGAATATTGTGGAATTTGATGACGTAAATTCTGAGCTGGCTGCGATGAATAAACAGATTCAAAACAATAAAAACCAATCGGATGATATTCAGAAAAAACTTTCTGAAATTGAAAAAATCGTTGACCGCAAAAAGATTTTTGAAGAACAGCAGAAAGCAGAGCAGGAAAATTTAAATCAGATTAAAATCAAAATTGAAAATCACAGAAAGAATTTTATCTGGACAGATTTTAGTGCTGAAAATGAAAAAGAATTTGAGCAGAAACGCCAGAAATCACTTGAAGTTGAAAAACAGATCGACGAAATAAACCAACAGATTATTGCACTGCAGAAAGATCTGGAAAAAGAACGTGAGCATATAGAAAAGTATAAAAAAGCGTTAGAAGAATTTAAGCTGGATGAAGCAAAAAAAGGTGAACAGATCAAAACGAACGAGACGAATCTGAAAATTTTAAGCTGGGATGATTATCAGCAAAAAGAAATAGCCGAAATTGAAAATATTTACCAAAAACTCGCGCAGTCTAATCTCGAAACCGAGCAAAATTACCGGCAGTTATTAAAAGATGAAAAGGAAATTTCACCAAAATTGGCCGAACAGAAAACAATTGTCAGTCTACTTGAAAAAAGAATTTCTGAACTGGAAACTGAAATCTCAGATAATGAAACTATCTTAAAGGATGCATTAGCTGACAATAATTTTCAGGAATTACATCATGTTCAGACTATATTATCACAGGAAATTAACGTTCAGGAAGCCAGAAACAGAATCCAAAAATTCAGAATAGATTTTGAAACACTGAAAAATGGAATTTCTGAACTTGAAAGCAAATTAAGAGATTTTTCTTTTGATGAAGAGCAATTTTCCGAAGTCGAAAATCATTTAAAAACTGTTGAAAATGAGTTGAAAACCGCAAATGATTCTGTTGTAAAAACTACTTCTGAAATTGAACGGCTCGAAAAAGAATTTATAAAAAAAGAAAATTTATTAAAAGAACTCGCTCAGCTTCAGAAGCGTGCAGATCATCTTAAAATAATGACCAATCTCTTTAAAGGAGCGGGGTTTGTACAGTATGTTTCTTCAATTTATCTTCGTCAGTTATGCGATCACGCCAACATTCGGTTTCATCGGATGACCAGAAATCAGCTGAGTCTGCAGCTGAATGAAAACAACGATTTTGAAATCATCGATTACCTGAATGAAGGCCGATGCCGAAGTGTAAAAACGTTATCCGGCGGACAGGCATTTCAGGTTTCGCTGAGCCTCGCTTTGGCTCTTGCAGAAAGTGTACAATCTAATGCTCAGGCAGAAAAAAACTTCTTTTTTATTGATGAAGGTTTCGGAACACAGGATATAGAATCAGTGAACATTGTTTTTGAGACACTGATGAATCTTCAGAAAGAAAACAGAATTGTCGGCATCATTTCTCATGTTGAAGAACTGAAAGAGAAAATTCCGGTTTCGCTCAATATCAGAAAAGACGAGGAAAGAGGAAGTTTGATTGAAATCGTTTAAAATACTAAATAAAAAGCCCTTTCAAAACCTAAATTCTGAAAGGGTGAATATTTGAAGATTTTCTATTTAACTTTCGGAGCCACTTTTTCACCAAATAATTCAATTGATTTCATCATGATATCATGAGCCGGATCTCCTACATCCATATGACCGATAAATCTTGTAATCCCGAAAATTTCTTTCATATAATTGATTTTATCAGCAACATGATCTGCATTCCCTATAAATAAAGCTCCTTCTCTGGCTTTTCCGCCATCATACTGCATTTTTGTATACGGTGCCCAACCTCGTGACTTTCCTATCCTATCCATTTGAGATTTGTAGGTGTCGAAATATCCTTCAATTACATTTGCATCTTCACTCACAAAAGTATGTGAATGAACGGCAATCTGCATTTGAGATTCATCATGACCTGCTTTTACATATTCCTGTTTGTAGAAATCGATTAAGCTTTTAAACTGAATTGGCATTCCTCCAATAATGGCAACCACCAAAGGCATTCCTAGTTTGGCAGCGCTCAAGACCGATTGCGGTGTTCCGCCGACAGCTCTCCAAATTGGAAGCACTCCGTTATTTTTTGCCCTTGGATAAACCGTCTGGTTCTGCATCGGAGCACGGAGTTTTCCTGACCAGGAAACATTTTCTTCTGAATTTATTTTTAGTAATAATTCTAATTTCTCGTCAAACAATTCTTCATAATCGTTCAGAGAATATCCGTACAAAGGGAAAGACTCAATGAAACTTCCACGTCCTACATATATTTCTGCTCTTCCGTCAGAAATTAAATCTAAGGTTGAAAAATCTTCATAAACTTTCACGGGCTCAGACGAACTGAGAACTGTTACGCCACTTGCTAATTTTATATTTTTTGTAATGCTTGCTGCTGCTGCTAAAACCATTTCGGGTGATGAGACAGCGTAATCTGCACGATGATGCTCACCCATTGCGAAGACATCAATTCCTACCTCATCCATCAGCTTTACCTGCTCAAGAATTTCACGGATCTTGATTCCCGCGTCTCTATATTTTCCTGTAGTCTTGTCAAAAGCCAGGTCTCCGAACATTCCTATTCCTAATTCCATATTGTTGATATTTATAGGACAAATTTAGGGTTATGGTTGTTTAAAAACATTGATGTTTGATAAGAAAGAACTCAACACCAATAGCTCAAATATTTCTCACAACTGCATAATTAATTTTTGTGGTGTTTGTGAATCCATTAGTGATATTTGTGTTTCAAAAGAAAACCCAGCCTAGTTTAGGCTGGATTTGATATAATTAAATAGTTTTAATGCCAAAAGCCATTCGCCATTTACTTCTTCAGATTCTGATCAAAATAGTCAGTCACTTTCTGCATGAGGTGTACCCTGTCTTTCCCGATTACATTGTGCGGATGTCCCGGATAAACGAAATAATCTAATTGTACTCCGTTATCAACAGCAGATTTAATGAATTTCATCGAATGCTGCCAAACTACAACATCATCCTGCGCACCGTGAATCATCAGTAATTTCCCTTTTAGATTCTGAACTTTATCCAACAGGTTTGATGCTGCATACCCCTGTGGATTTTCCTGCGGAGAATCCATGTATCTTTCCCCATACATGATTTCGTACATACTCCAGTCGATTACAGGACCGCCTGCAACTCCTACTTTGAAAACATCAGGCTGACGAAGCATAAAACTGGTCGTCATAAAACCTCCAAAACTCCACCCATGGATCCCCAACTTTTCTGAATCTACATAAGGAAGTGATTTTAGATACTTCACACCCTGCATCTGGTCGTTCATTTCTGTCGTTCCTAAATTTCTGAAAACAGCCTGCTCAAATTTCATTCCCCGATTAGACGAGCCTCTTCCATCCATTGTAAAAATAATGTACCCGTTTTGCGCCATATATTCATACCAAAGGTTCCCAGAAGCCGGAAAGCTATTGGTTACTAACTGCAAATGAGGACCATTGTAGAGATAAACAATTGCAGGATATTTTTTATTCGGATCAAAATCAGTCGGAAGAATAATTTTCCCGTACAGTAAAGTCCCGTCGTCTGCTTTTAGATTAACGTTTTTAATTTCAGGACGATCATAATTTTTCAGTGGATTTTCTGAGGTCAAAAGATTTGTAGATTTAAGGGTTGCCGTATTGATTATATTGACTACTTTCGGCGTATCTGTGTTACTGTACGAGTCATACAAATGGCTTCCATCACTGCTCAAAATTGCAGTGTGCATTCCTTCTGCCTTATCCAATCGCTGTGTTTTGAATGTTGCCCAGTTGATTCTGTACAGATGTCTTTCTGTTGGACCATCTTGGGTAGAAACGTAGTAAATTTCTTTTTTCTTTTCATTAAATCCTAAAATATCAGTTACCAACCACTCTCCTTTCGTCATCTGGGCAATCAATCCTTTTTCCAGACTGTAATGGAATAAATGATTATAACCTGTTCTCTGGCTCTGCCATATAAAATCTGTATTGGAATTTGGGAAGAATAATAAAGGATGTTGAGGCTCTACATACTTGCTGTCGGTTTCCTCAAACAGAGTTTTGACAAAATTTCCTGTAACAGCATCGTATTGATTCATTTTTAAATGGTTCTGGCCTCTGTTTAAAACTCCGACAAAAATAAATTTAGAATCCGGGCTCCAGGTAATTGCTGTTAAATACTGGTCTTTTTCACCTTCTACCTGTAAAAAAATAGTCGAGGCATTTTTTATATTATAAATCCCTAAAGTTACTTCGTGGGAAGTTTTACCTGCCATCGGATATTTGATGTTTGTATTGACTGCAGGAGTTACAGACCAGTCGATTACAGGGTAATCTGCAACCATACTCTGATCCATCCTATAAAAAGCGATATTTTCTGAGTTTGGGGAAGGAAAAATTCCGCTGTCTATTCCGAACTCATTTCGGTGAACATTGGAAGCACCGTTGAGAATATTTTCATTGGTATCATTTGTTACCGCAATCTCTTTTCCGTCTTTGTTGATGAATAAGTTATTTCCTTTTGTATATACCAAAGTCTCGTTATCAGCGAGTGTTTTTACGTTAGCCGGATTATCTCCCAATGCTGCAGAATGCTTCACCTTCCAGTCGCTTCCTGATTTCTCTACCCAATACATTTGATTATTGAATGAAAAATAAGCACTTGAATTACTTGTAAATTTTAAAGGTGGAATACCTTTCAGCTTTTTATCTGTGAAATTTTTGTTCAATTGCGTTAAAGAGATTAAAGTATCTTGTTTGCCGGATTTTAAATCCGTTAAAAGATAACCGCCTTTCACCGCCTGAATATATGATTTGTTATCTGCCGACCATGCAAACTGGGAGATATTTTTTACCGCCAAATTGCTTCTCATCCCATTGACAGCTTCTGCCATTGTAAATTTTTGAGTCTGCGCAAAGGCCGTCCCTCCCAAAAAAAACATTAATAAAGAAAATGTATATAATTTTTTCATTGTATAAAATTGAATCTGCCAAAAATAAGAAATAAATGTCATTCGTTAAAATATGTTAAAGACGAATACTGTAATCAATAAATTTAACTATTAAAATAAGTAAACGTTGAGATCAGTTAAGTTAAGCTTCGCTTTTAAAAAGAGTGGTGTATTAAAATTCTTGTGATATTTTTTAATTAAATTTTACAGATCAAAAATCACCTAAAAGTTCAAAATAAACCTACAAATTGAAGAAAGCAAAGACATATACATGAAGTATTGCTTTACTCTCGTGATGATAAATCAAATTACTTTCGTCTGAAGGTGTGCCTTCTAAATTCATATTAATGAACAATTTCAACTAAATATAAATTGATATACTACTCTCATAGCCCTGATAGAAGCGGCATCCTTTTTTCGGCGGGCGCAGCGAAGCGAAGACCGCCGAAAAAGATACAGCGGATAGCAGGACGAAGCTCCCAAAAAAAATGATTCATAAATAATAGAAGCTTAATTTAAATAAATTACATTAAAAATCATTTCTTATCCTAAATCAATGAATCAGTTATCATTCTTGGCTTAGATTTGCAGTATAAATAACAACAAAAAATAAATACAATGGCTACAAAATGGAATTTAGACCCAGCTCACAGTGAAATTACTTTTAAAGTAAAACACATGATGATCTCCAACATCAAAGGTAACTTCACCAACTTCACTGCAGAAATAGAGGCTGAAGACGATACTTTTGCCAACGCAAAAACAACAGCTACCATTCAGACAGATTCTATCTCTACGCATAATACAGACAGAGATAACCATCTGAAATCTGCAGAATTTTTTAACGTAGAAGCTAATCCTACCATTACATTTGAATCTGATGCATTAAATAATTCAGTAACTGGAAATCTTACCGTTAACGGCATTACAAAACCAATCACTCTCGATGTAGATTTCGGAGGAATCAATGTAGATCCTTGGGGAAATACAAAAGCAGGTTTTTCTTTTGAAGGAAAGATCAACAGAAAAGAATTCGGATTGAACTGGAATGCAGCTCTTGAAGCAGGAGGTGTAATGGTAGGTGAAGATGTGAAGATTGCAGGTGAACTGCAGTTTGTAAAGCAAGCATAGTAAATTAAATATAGTTTTTGAGATTCGGTGGTTTGCTATAATCACCGGATCTTTTTTATTTTAAAAAAATACAGATCATGCAACTCAACGACTTACAAAATATCAGTGATCAGTTTAAAAACACTCAGAAAATGCCCGTTCTTTTTCTTGGTCACGGTTCGCCCATGAATGCAATTGAAGAAAATCAATTTGTTCAGGGTTTTAGGAATGTGGCAAAAGAAATTCCGAAACCTAATGCAATTCTGTGTATTTCTGCCCACTGGTTTACTCGAGGAACGAAAGTTACTGCGATGGATATGCCCAAAACGATTCACGATTTTGGAGGTTTTCCGCAGGCTTTGTTTGATGTAGAATATCCGGCTCCTGGAAATCCCGCGCTGGCAAAAGAAACGGCGGAACTTTTAGCTCCTGTTTTCGTTGAAGAAGATCACAACTGGGGTTTAGATCACGGCGCATGGTCTGTAATCAGACACATGTATCCTAATGCCGATATTCCGGTCATCCAAATGAGCATCGATTATACAAAAGCGTCGCAGTATCACTTTGATTTGGCTAAAAAATTGGAAAAACTGAGAGAAAAGGGAATTCTGATTATCGGAAGCGGAAACATCGTTCATAATTTAAGAATGGTCGACTGGAAAAACATCAATACTGTTGGGGCTGGCTGGGATTGGGCAGTTGAGGCAAGAGAGAAAACCAACAACTGGCTTTTAGACGGAGATTTTCAAAATCTAATTGATTATCAAAAACAAGGACTTTCGTTGCAGTATGCGATTCCAACCCCCGATCATTATCTGCCACTCATCTATTCTTTAGGCTTAAAAGAAAAGTCTGAAGACCTTATTTTGTTTAATGATGATTTAATTGCAGGATCATTGAGTATGACGAGTGTAAAGATTGGCTAATTGTATTTTAATATAAAAAAAAGCTTCCATTTCTGGAAGCTTTATCATTATATTTCACGTCTTATTAAAAATTTACAACAAATGTTCTTTCATTAATCAATTCAGCAATTGCCAAGATATCTTTTCCGATCAACCGATCATCTTCAAGTTTATCAACTTTTGAACGGATGATTGAAAAGTTTTCTTCAATAATTTTTGAACATTTCGCAGGTCTTCTGAACTCTAAACCTTGAGCCGCAAACATCAATTCAACTGCTAAAATATTCACTAAATTACCAAGAACCTGATTAAATTTTCTTCCGGAAATACTACCCATCGAAACGTGATCTTCCTGACCCAAACTTGTGGGGATAGAATCTGCAGAAGCTGGGAAACAAAGCGTTTTATTCTCAGTAACCAAAGCTGCAGAAGTATATTGAGGAATCATAAATCCTGAATTTAGTCCCGAACTTTCGGTTAACAATCTTGGTAAACCGTATTTTCCTTCTAATAGCAAATAACTTCTTCTGTCTGAAATATTTCCTAACTCAGCCGCGGCTAAAGTTGCATAGTCTAAAGGCATCGCCATCAATTGTCCGTGGAAATTACCTCCAGAGATCGATTCTTCAGCACTCAAAACAATCGGATTATCGGTTACAGAATTCAATTCTGTTTCTGCCATCAGTTTTAAATGTTCAAATGCATTTCTGCTTGCGCCGTGAACCTGCGGAACGCATCTCATAGAATAAGGATCCTGTACTCTGTCACAATATTCGTGTGATTTTAAGTTATCGGAATTCTTTAAAAATTTCAGCATTCTTGCTGCTACTTTTTTACTTCCTTCAAAAGGTCTGATATCGTGAAGTTCTTTTTTAAAAGGACTTGATGAACCTCTGTATGCCTCTAAACTCATCGCTGCAGTCATATCTGCCAAGTCTAAAATATAATCAAATTTCTCAAGACCCTTAATGGCATGAGCAAGAATAAACTGAGTTCCGTTGATTAATCCCAAACCTTCTTTCGGGCCTAAAACCAAAGGTTCGAGATTGTGTTTTTCAAGAATTTCAGCAGTTTCAAAGATTTCATTTCCAACCCAGACCTGACCAAGACCCAAAAGAGGTAAAACCAAATGTGACAAAGGTGCCAAATCTCCTGAAGCACCCACAGAGCCCTGCTCCGGAACAACCGGAATGATATCTTTTTCAAGCATCAGAATCAGTCTCTCAATCACCTCCAGAGAAACTCCTGAAAAACCTTTAGACAATGCATGAACTTTCGTAATCATCATGATTTTTGAAAATTCTTTATCGATCGGTTTACCAACTCCGACTGCGTGAGAGATAATTAAATTATACTGCAGCTGTGCTGTTTCGTCGGCAGAAATTTTAGTATCACAAAGAGGCCCAAATCCTGTATTAATACCGTAAACACAACGATCAGACTCAACAATTTTCTTTACATTATCCTGAGATTTTAAGATCTGCGCTGTAGCAGTTTCATTTAATTTTGCTTTATTTGGGGTTTTACAAATTTCCAAAACATCATGGAAACTCAAAACATCTACTCCGTATATCATTTCAAAAAATTTGCTTAAAAATACGCATTTTGAGCAGAACTGAAAATGCAAAACTGAGGTCTTAATTTATTTTTAAAAACAAGCAAATTATTTATTATTTTTACGCCCTAACATTAAAACTAAATGTATGAAAATTAAAGCTTTATTACTGGTACTTTCTCTTACAAGTGTATTCTCATTTGCGCAGGAAAAGATAAAATATTCCAAAGAGCAAAAAAAAGAGATGAACCAATATCTGTTTAATGAAGGTTTCAATACGGCGTCTCCAAAAAAAATATCTACAATTATACTGAAAGATAATAATGAATATCAAGGCTACAGCAAGTCTTGGGAGAAACAGAAAGGTCAGATTCTTTCTATTACCATCGAAGACGCCGATACAGGAAATACCAAGAAATTTGAAGCTAAAGATATTGCTGAAATGTATTTATATGCCAATGATGCAGAAAAGAATGTAAAAGCAGTACAATTTATTTCAAACATTAGAAATTACAGTACTAAAAAATTCAAAAAACAAACCTCAGACGAACGTATTCACTTCGTTAATCAAACCGTTTCACTAAAAAACAAGAAAGAAAGTAAAGAATTTCTGATGCAAGTAATTAATCCTGATTTTGCCGAATCAATTGAGGTTTATCATGATCCGTTTGCTTCCACCACGGCTACAACGGGTTTTGCAGGAGCCCCGGCTTTTGGCGGCGGAGTAACAAAATCATATTATGTGAAAAAAGGTGATAAAGTAATGTGGCTTCACAAAGATGATTTTGAAGAAAACTATGATTTCTTATTTGGCGACAATGCAGAATTCATGAAAAAATACCCAAAAAAATCTGTTGAGTGGGATTATTTCAGCTTTTTGGTAAATGAGTATACCGAAATGGCAAACGGTTAAATATTTTTAATTTATAAATTTAAAAGCTGTAGAATTTCTGCAGCTTTTTGTTCTTTTAAATAACAGCAGGATTCCGTAATTTTGTTATATGAATCCTTCTTTAGAATTACAGCTCAAAACTTTACCATCAGAACCCGGCGTTTATCGTTATTATGATAAAAACGGAAACCTGCTGTATGTAGGAAAAGCTAAACATTTGAAGAAAAGGGTTCTTTCTTATTTTAATAAAAATCTGTTAGGCTCAAGAATCAAAACCATGGTCGGCAAGATTTACCGGCTGGAAACTACTATTGTCAACAGCGAGTATGATGCGCTTTTATTAGAGAATAATTTAATAAAAGAACATCAGCCTTTCTACAACGTCATGCTGAAGGATGACAAAACCTATCCATGGATTTGTATTAAAAATGAAGATTTTCCAAGAATATTTCTGACAAGAACTAAAATCAAAGACGGTTCGGAATACTACGGACCTTATGCGAAAGTACGTCCCGCAAAAATCCTTCTTGACACGATTAAACATATCTATAAGCTTAGGACCTGTAATCTTAATCTGGCTCCGAGTAAAATTGATGACGGAAAATATAAGGTCTGCCTCGAGTTTCATATTAAAAACTGTGAAGGACCTTGCGAGGGTTTAGAAAGTAAAGAAGACTATGATGAGAAAATTGATGCAATTCGTGGAATTATCAAAGGTGATTTTCAGACTGCAAAGAAATATCTGGTCAATCAAATGATGAAATATGCAGAGAATCTTCAGTATGAAAATGCGCAAATTATCAAAGAGCGGCTTGATATTCTGGAGGATTATCAGGTGAAGCATACTGTTGTCAACCCAAATATTGATGATGTAGATGTTTTGGGAATGACAAGTGACGAAACTGCAGCGTACGTTAATTATTTTAAAATCAGAAATGGAAATATCATCCAGAGTTTTACTACTGAGATCAGAAAGATCATTGAAGAAAGCGATGAAGATATTCTTGAAGAAGCTTTGATCGAAATCCGTCAGAAATTCAATTCAGACTCAAAAGAAGTTCTTATTCCGTTTCATTTGACGGTTGAAATTCCGAATGTTAAACTCATCGTTCCTAAAATGGGCGACAAAAAACGCATTGTTGAGCTTTCTGAAAAAAATGCCAAAGAATACAGAATCGAAAAACTAAAACAGGTACAGATTGTAGACCCGGAAAGGCATTCGAACAGAATCATGGCTGAAATGCAGAAACTTCTTAGGATGCCTGTGGAACCGCGTCATATTGAAGGTTTTGACAATTCCAATATTCAGGGAACCAACCCCGTTTCAGCTTGCGTTGTTTTTAAAGACGGAAAACCCAGCAAGGCAGATTACCGGATTTTTCACCCAAAAACCGTTGTAGGCCCAGATGATTTTAAAACCATGGAGGAAGTAATTTTCCGCCGTTATAAAAGAATGCTCGATGAAGGCGACGATTTACCCCAACTGATCCTGATTGACGGTGGAAAAGGGCAGCTCTCTTCAGCAATAAAAAGTTTAAAACTACTCGGATTATACGGTAAAATTACCATTGTAGGAATTGCCAAAAGACTGGAAGAAATTTTCTTTCCGGAAGATCCAATCCCTTTATATCTGGATAAAAAATCTGAAACCTTAAAAATTCTGCAAAGGGTACGTGACGAGGCCCACCGTTTCGGAGTAAGACATCATAGAACAAGACGAACCAATTCTACCATAAAATCTGAGCTTGAAGAAATTCCTGGTGTTGGTGGAAGAACGATAGAAATGCTTTTATCTAAATTAAAATCGGTTAAAAGAATCAAAGAAGCCAATCTTGAAACCTTGGAAGAGATTCTTGGAAAAAGCAAAGCCAAAATAGTGTATGAATTTTTTAATCAATCTTAAATTAAAAGTCAGCTCGAAATCGAGCTGACTTTTATAATATTTTTTAATTAGGAATTATACTCCACCCATTACATACATATTTTCCATCGTCGGTGCCACGCTTCCACCCTTTTTCTCAAGTGTAATGGCAAAAGCCTGTGCATTGGTAATATTTGAAAGAGCAATTCTTGTATCCTTATCTTCAGAATACATTCCTGCACTTACAGGTTTTCCATCTGCAATTGCCCAAAGCTGATATTCCATACCTTCAGGTGCTTTTGGAAGGTTGTTTACATTTAAATATACATCTTTAGACTGTGTATCCCACAAAACAGTTGCCTTAGATTGTGGATGTTTCTCAACACCTGCCAAAACAATCTTTTTCATATTAGGATTTGCTACAACATCTAATTTCTGCTGCATATTCTGCATTGCAAGATTTTTAGATTTCGTTTCGCTTTCCAGCTTTACTATTTTGTCATTGAATTCAGCCTGGCTGTTCATCCAGTAAAGATTTGCGCCAATGCTTATAAAAAACAGGATTGATGCTGCAATTGCAAAACTTCTCCAGCTGTTTTTTGTATCATTCTGAATTTTCCTTACGTCTCCCTCAACTTCTGTTCTTTGTAAAGCCTCAATAGGCATTAT includes the following:
- a CDS encoding AAA family ATPase, which produces MIPIQLTLEGLYSYQERQKINFEDLTQAGLFGIFGSVGSGKSSILEAISFALYGETERLNSRDRRAYNMMNLKSNKSYIEFDFINFENKKFRATREFRRNSKNFEDVKAPTVTFYEWKNENWIPLDHSDSEKIVGLSYANFKRTIIIPQGQFKEFLELGATDRTNMMKEIFSLQRFDLQNNVSALNAKNRSELDQLEGQLKGFEGINEEQISVQKENLKLKRQKFEEINIQFKHIEEKYQQLNNLKADFELLKQKKDNFEKLSNQKNEIDQSEVKTELFDTIFRIFTPIISEKNKLQKEISEQKQNKANQLKILHETEIKSENIKNRLAAILPKFEALERSKTQENDLGLIIKMLQFSDDIKSLRIRTEKGSEKVKEVEVKQNLIQKKTEELTTIGNALKSQKLDSNVLINAGNWFLEHKNITESAKSQSAKINDFQAKIEQLNADLIPFAINSETFREDFKLKAETLESEAKKLSDKKNQLEVQQKLAHFAGDLHDGESCPLCGALEHPNIVEFDDVNSELAAMNKQIQNNKNQSDDIQKKLSEIEKIVDRKKIFEEQQKAEQENLNQIKIKIENHRKNFIWTDFSAENEKEFEQKRQKSLEVEKQIDEINQQIIALQKDLEKEREHIEKYKKALEEFKLDEAKKGEQIKTNETNLKILSWDDYQQKEIAEIENIYQKLAQSNLETEQNYRQLLKDEKEISPKLAEQKTIVSLLEKRISELETEISDNETILKDALADNNFQELHHVQTILSQEINVQEARNRIQKFRIDFETLKNGISELESKLRDFSFDEEQFSEVENHLKTVENELKTANDSVVKTTSEIERLEKEFIKKENLLKELAQLQKRADHLKIMTNLFKGAGFVQYVSSIYLRQLCDHANIRFHRMTRNQLSLQLNENNDFEIIDYLNEGRCRSVKTLSGGQAFQVSLSLALALAESVQSNAQAEKNFFFIDEGFGTQDIESVNIVFETLMNLQKENRIVGIISHVEELKEKIPVSLNIRKDEERGSLIEIV
- a CDS encoding LLM class flavin-dependent oxidoreductase, with the translated sequence MELGIGMFGDLAFDKTTGKYRDAGIKIREILEQVKLMDEVGIDVFAMGEHHRADYAVSSPEMVLAAAASITKNIKLASGVTVLSSSEPVKVYEDFSTLDLISDGRAEIYVGRGSFIESFPLYGYSLNDYEELFDEKLELLLKINSEENVSWSGKLRAPMQNQTVYPRAKNNGVLPIWRAVGGTPQSVLSAAKLGMPLVVAIIGGMPIQFKSLIDFYKQEYVKAGHDESQMQIAVHSHTFVSEDANVIEGYFDTYKSQMDRIGKSRGWAPYTKMQYDGGKAREGALFIGNADHVADKINYMKEIFGITRFIGHMDVGDPAHDIMMKSIELFGEKVAPKVK
- a CDS encoding S9 family peptidase, with the translated sequence MKKLYTFSLLMFFLGGTAFAQTQKFTMAEAVNGMRSNLAVKNISQFAWSADNKSYIQAVKGGYLLTDLKSGKQDTLISLTQLNKNFTDKKLKGIPPLKFTSNSSAYFSFNNQMYWVEKSGSDWKVKHSAALGDNPANVKTLADNETLVYTKGNNLFINKDGKEIAVTNDTNENILNGASNVHRNEFGIDSGIFPSPNSENIAFYRMDQSMVADYPVIDWSVTPAVNTNIKYPMAGKTSHEVTLGIYNIKNASTIFLQVEGEKDQYLTAITWSPDSKFIFVGVLNRGQNHLKMNQYDAVTGNFVKTLFEETDSKYVEPQHPLLFFPNSNTDFIWQSQRTGYNHLFHYSLEKGLIAQMTKGEWLVTDILGFNEKKKEIYYVSTQDGPTERHLYRINWATFKTQRLDKAEGMHTAILSSDGSHLYDSYSNTDTPKVVNIINTATLKSTNLLTSENPLKNYDRPEIKNVNLKADDGTLLYGKIILPTDFDPNKKYPAIVYLYNGPHLQLVTNSFPASGNLWYEYMAQNGYIIFTMDGRGSSNRGMKFEQAVFRNLGTTEMNDQMQGVKYLKSLPYVDSEKLGIHGWSFGGFMTTSFMLRQPDVFKVGVAGGPVIDWSMYEIMYGERYMDSPQENPQGYAASNLLDKVQNLKGKLLMIHGAQDDVVVWQHSMKFIKSAVDNGVQLDYFVYPGHPHNVIGKDRVHLMQKVTDYFDQNLKK
- a CDS encoding YceI family protein, translated to MATKWNLDPAHSEITFKVKHMMISNIKGNFTNFTAEIEAEDDTFANAKTTATIQTDSISTHNTDRDNHLKSAEFFNVEANPTITFESDALNNSVTGNLTVNGITKPITLDVDFGGINVDPWGNTKAGFSFEGKINRKEFGLNWNAALEAGGVMVGEDVKIAGELQFVKQA
- the ygiD gene encoding 4,5-DOPA-extradiol-dioxygenase, whose translation is MQLNDLQNISDQFKNTQKMPVLFLGHGSPMNAIEENQFVQGFRNVAKEIPKPNAILCISAHWFTRGTKVTAMDMPKTIHDFGGFPQALFDVEYPAPGNPALAKETAELLAPVFVEEDHNWGLDHGAWSVIRHMYPNADIPVIQMSIDYTKASQYHFDLAKKLEKLREKGILIIGSGNIVHNLRMVDWKNINTVGAGWDWAVEAREKTNNWLLDGDFQNLIDYQKQGLSLQYAIPTPDHYLPLIYSLGLKEKSEDLILFNDDLIAGSLSMTSVKIG
- the hutH gene encoding histidine ammonia-lyase gives rise to the protein MIYGVDVLSFHDVLEICKTPNKAKLNETATAQILKSQDNVKKIVESDRCVYGINTGFGPLCDTKISADETAQLQYNLIISHAVGVGKPIDKEFSKIMMITKVHALSKGFSGVSLEVIERLILMLEKDIIPVVPEQGSVGASGDLAPLSHLVLPLLGLGQVWVGNEIFETAEILEKHNLEPLVLGPKEGLGLINGTQFILAHAIKGLEKFDYILDLADMTAAMSLEAYRGSSSPFKKELHDIRPFEGSKKVAARMLKFLKNSDNLKSHEYCDRVQDPYSMRCVPQVHGASRNAFEHLKLMAETELNSVTDNPIVLSAEESISGGNFHGQLMAMPLDYATLAAAELGNISDRRSYLLLEGKYGLPRLLTESSGLNSGFMIPQYTSAALVTENKTLCFPASADSIPTSLGQEDHVSMGSISGRKFNQVLGNLVNILAVELMFAAQGLEFRRPAKCSKIIEENFSIIRSKVDKLEDDRLIGKDILAIAELINERTFVVNF